GATCGCACCAGATTTCCGCTGTTGAACAGCCCGGTGCGAATCGCCTCGACATCGTCAGCGCCCACGCAATTGGTGAAAATCGGCAGCAGATAATCAATCCCAATTTGCGATGGACGAAAATTCTTGGCATCGTAGAACGATTCGTGCATCTTGCGGGCATGAATCAGGCCCCAGCGATCGCGGAAATCGTTCGCTTGCACCGATCCCAGATGGAAGCCCTTCTCGCGGTTCCAATTCAGAATCGCCACCCCGTTGATGAATCCTTCCAGCAGCATATCCACGGCATGCCCGCCCAGTTGGGAGGCGTAGAAGCGGTCGAACAGAATCGGGCGCCCCCCACGTTGGGTGTGGCCGATCTTCCGGGTAAAGATGGCGGCCTTGGCGGATTCGTTGCGGCGTCGGCTGGTGAAGTATTTGTCACCGAGTTTGGCGATGAGCAGATTCCGCAGCTTTTCCGATGCCCCGCTGAGCACCACATTCCCCGCCGGGTCGGTCGATTGTTCTTCTGCCCCGAGATCCTTACCGTGTTCGTCGATAATCCCTTCACCGCAGACAATCACACAATGCTTCTGCAGGTCGTAGATTTCCTGAATGCGATCGACCAAGCCGTCCAGATTCATGCGATGTTCGGGGACCAGCATCAAATCCGGCTGGCCAAACGCGGAGCCAAGCGCGATGTAACCCGAGTGGCGGCCCATCACTTCGACAATCGCAATTCGGCGGTGACTTTCGGCGGTGGTGCGGATGCGCTGCACCCCGGACGCCGAGACATAAACCGACGTGGCATAGCCGGGCGTCACATAATTGACCATCTGTTCCAAGTCAAACGATCGTTGCGAGGTTTTGCGAACGTATTGGAACGGCCCTTCGGGATCGACGACTTCGGAATCCTTTTCGACGAGTCCGGGATGGCTTTGCTCCATCGGCACGCGTTGCCATTCGTTCGGTTCGCTGGGGTAATTCAAACCCAGGTCGTTGTCGATGGTTTTGGGTGCGAGGACGGTGGGCAGCGATTCGCTGAGGGCTTGCATGCCGTTGAGCGTGCCATCGCCGCCGATGCAGATCAGGCCATCGATGCGAAGTTGTTTGAGTCGGTCGGCAATGAGCGCGATGGATTCATGATCGTCGGCATCAACATAGTCGCGAGATGCGCCGATGAGCGTGCCGCCGCAGGTGGGGTCCAGTTCGGGGATGGTGGTATAAAGCGGGTTGAGCACCACATGGGGCACTCGGGGATTGAACAAGCTGCTGAATCCCTTAATGAAGCCCACCACTTCCACGCGGCGTTGATTGGCCCGTGTGACCGCGCCGTGAATGGTAGCGTTGAGCGCGGGGGTATCGCCGCCAGCCGTGAGGATGCCAATC
This DNA window, taken from Tuwongella immobilis, encodes the following:
- a CDS encoding 6-phosphofructokinase, translated to MKRIGILTAGGDTPALNATIHGAVTRANQRRVEVVGFIKGFSSLFNPRVPHVVLNPLYTTIPELDPTCGGTLIGASRDYVDADDHESIALIADRLKQLRIDGLICIGGDGTLNGMQALSESLPTVLAPKTIDNDLGLNYPSEPNEWQRVPMEQSHPGLVEKDSEVVDPEGPFQYVRKTSQRSFDLEQMVNYVTPGYATSVYVSASGVQRIRTTAESHRRIAIVEVMGRHSGYIALGSAFGQPDLMLVPEHRMNLDGLVDRIQEIYDLQKHCVIVCGEGIIDEHGKDLGAEEQSTDPAGNVVLSGASEKLRNLLIAKLGDKYFTSRRRNESAKAAIFTRKIGHTQRGGRPILFDRFYASQLGGHAVDMLLEGFINGVAILNWNREKGFHLGSVQANDFRDRWGLIHARKMHESFYDAKNFRPSQIGIDYLLPIFTNCVGADDVEAIRTGLFNSGNLVRSYHSVNVDINKRIRFLGA